The Nocardia vinacea genome contains the following window.
CGATCGAGGAGCACGGTGGTCGAACACGACGGAACCGCGACCGAACCACAGCACGGTGACGACCTGGCGGGCGACTTCGGCGGTAACGTGCGGCGACGCCGCGAGGAGGCGGGCCTGACGCTGGAACAGCTGTCCACGCGGTCGTCGGTCAGCCGGGCGATGCTGTCCAAGGTCGAACGCGGTGAGAAGAGCCCGACGATCGGCGTCGCGTCCAGGATCGCCCACGCGCTCGACGCGTCGCTCTCGGAGCTGATCGGTGGGGCAGCCGCTGCCGCCTCCGGTGCGGCCGTGGTCCTGCGCAAGAACGACCGCCCCGTTTTCCGTGACCCGGAAACCGGCTTCGAGCGGCACATGGTGTCAGCGGCACCGGGTGCGGGAACAGGCGAGATGGTCCTCCACTACCTCCCCGCACAGGTATCCACCGGGTTGTTGCCCGCGTATCCGCCGGGCACGGAGAAACAACTCGTGGTGCTCGAAGGCACCCTCACCGTCTTGATCGGCGGTATGAGCGAGACCCTGAACACCGGCGACTCCCTGTTCTTCCGGGCCGACGCGGACCACGGCTTCGCCAACCGAACGAACGCTCCCTGCGAATACATCATGGTCATCTCGAGCAGAACCTAAATGGCCCGGATCCGAATAGCTGGCACGAAACGGTGGGCAGCCGCATACGAGGGAGCATCCCACCGGGCACCTGGATCAAATCCTGGCCGGGACCTGATCCTGACACCAGTCTCCAACCAGCTGCAACCCGCGCATTCCGAAGCAGCCGCGCGGGCCTGCCGAAGATCAACGGGCAGAGCACCGTTCGGCCGCTGGCGATGCACTATGCCGATATGCGCGCACGATATCGTCGTTCTACCGGCACGGGATCGCTATGGTTTGCGCTGTGGCCCTGCTAGTGCACCTGACACCGGAGAAGAACGCTCGGCGAATCCGCCGTGCGGGCATCACAGCGCGTGGCTTTGGGCGCGGAGTGTTCTGTATGCCGGTGATGCCGTCCTATGTGCTGTCGCATCAATGGTTGCGCGAGCTGCGCCGCGGCGGGCAGCGGCTGATCATCGCGGTGAATTTCCGGGTACCCGACGACGAACCCGTCCTCGTTGGACACTACTCGGCCGCCAGCACGGAAATGACTGTGGCCGAGGCCGTTTCGGTGATTCTTCACGCCGAGGACGCGCGCGGATACCAGATCGTCGTACCTCGTTCGATCGCCCCCGCCGAGCTGCATCGAGTTCGGCATGTACGACAGGTGACGGGGTGGCGGTATCACCCGAACGCGCACGGTCGCCCGCCCTGTGCCTGTCCTGCGTGCCTGGGACCTGGAGAATTCAAGGCCGCCGACCTTCGCCGCCGGTTCCCCACCGAACCCCCGGAGCTCACGAAACCTCAACTGCTGGACCAATTGCGTAACGCGGGCAACGATGACGAGCTGATCGACGCCCTCTACGGCTTGGGCCGTCGTAGTCGTGGTGATGTCGCCGACATCGCGCACCTGCTCGACCATGCCAACCCCGAGGTCCGTCACGCTCTCGCGTTGGCATTGCACAGTTACCGTGGCAGCGAGGCCCGCCGACTGGTGGCCCTCTTGGCCGCCGATCCCGATGCCGAAGTACGTGACGCGGCGACGACGCGACCATAGCCATCCGCGGACCTTGCTACGACCAAAGATCAGCGACTCAACCATGGCGGGAGTTCGCAACAATCGCATCGTCGGCTCGAAGAAGAACACGGCCTGAACGTGCCAGCGGTCCCGACGCGCGGTAATGCCGCGTGGAGCGCGTTCTCGAAACGTCCGCAACTGCCGATTTCAGTGTGCGGCGCGTGCCAGACGGGCCGTGACGCTTCAAACAATGATCTTTCATGGAAGTGATTCACCAGACTGCCAAGTGATCGGAGAGGGCACCCTCGATTCTGCCGTGATCCGCGCCTCATCAACCGAACGGTGCGGCCCGGAATCAGGCCAGAATGACGCATCGTTGTGGAGGACTTTGAACGACACGTAATAGGAATGCCCGGCCGAATCAAGGAACGGCTCCTCGCCCACCGCGAGTGTGCCCTCTTCTCGGGCCACCTCGTACCAGAAGTCGTAGTCGAGACGGACGACGAACACCGGCACGAGAACGACGTCGGCATACAGCCACGAACCCGTAGCGACGATCTCCCGGCCGTTCATGATGACCAGATGCTATGCGGGGGTTGGGGGACACTCGTTTCGGCGCCTGGCCAACGTCCTATATTGCCGCGACCCGCGCGTTCGGGAACGTCCGCATCTGCCGCTTATCGAGCGGTTTTCTACTGGTCATGATCGGTGCAGACCTCGAGGACACTGTGAGCAACCATGTCGTCGAGCACGTACATCGGGACGAGAAGCAGCGACGGTGTGGCGTTGGGAGCAACCATCAGCACGCGGGGTGCCGATCTCGGCGCCCACGAGGTGCCGCAGTTCCGCCGGCAGCCGAAGGTGGCCCTTCCTCGTCACCGTGGCAGAGCCGTCCACGCTGGGGGACAGGACCGCCTATTCCGCCGCTGGATACGCCAGCCGAGGCGATCACCCGGCTCCCAGACCCGTGAGGCGACCAGCTCACGGTCCATGATCTGTCCATGCGTATCGACTGGACGCAACGAGTACTCGGCCGCGTCCGGGCGATGAGGGGTGAGCGGCAGCTCGGCCATGTCTCGTGCCGCGGCTCCCGGATGCTTGACGGCTTGGCCGGGCCCCTCGGACCTGTGTGGAATCGCAGGCGGGACAGTTCTTGTCATATGCCGCGCCTCCAGCCGCGCAGGCGTCGCAATCGGGCTATGGTGCCAATGTGCTGTTCTATCCAGGTTCGAAGGGGGAATTTGCCCCATGAGCGGGTCAGATCACGTCTTCTATCCCTGGAGCGCCCAGGCGACCCTGAATCCGGTACCGATCGTCGGCGCGTCGGGCTCGTGGTTCTGGGAGGAGAGCGGCAAACGCTACCTCGACTTCTCCTCCCAACTGGTGAATGTCAATATCGGCCACCAACATCCGGATATTGTCGCGGCCATTATCGATCAGGCACAGAAACTCGCGACCATCTCGCCGACCGTCGGCAACGAGGCGCGCAGCGAACTGGCCCGGCTGATCGTGGAACGCGCGCCGGGCGAGCTGAACCGGATTCTGTTCACCACCGGCGGTGCGGAGGCCGTCGAACATGCGGTGCGGTTGGCCCGCAGCTACACCGGACGCACCAAAATGCTTGCCGCCTATCGCTCCTATCACGGCGGCACCGGTGTTGCGATCGGGTTGACCGGTGAGCCGCGGCGCTGGGGTGCCGAGCCGACCAATGTCGACGTGGTCCGCTTCTTCGGGCCGTACCCCTACCGATCCCCTTGGGGCACAAGCACTCCCGAAGAAGAGACGACGGCGGCGCTGAACCACCTGCGCCAGGTCATCGAATTGGAAGGGCCGCAACACATTGCGGGCCTGATCCTGGAGACGGTGGTCGGCACCAACGGTGTGCTCGTGCCGCCGCCGGGCTATCTCGCCGGTGTCCGGGAACTGTGCGACGAATTCGGCATCGTCTATATCGCCGATGAGGTGATGGTTGGATTCGGCCGGGTCGGTGAGTGGTTCGCGGTCCAGGCCTTCGATGTCGCACCCGATATCATCACCTTTGCCAAGGGCGTGAACTCCGGTTATGTTCCGCTCGGCGGTGTGCTGATGGCCGAACGGATCGCGCAGCGCTACGACAATACGGTGTATCCCGGCGGACTCACCTACGCCGGACATCCCCTCGCCTGTGCCGCGGGCATCGCCTCGATCAATGTCTTCGAACGCGACGGCATCCTCGACCATGTGCGCACGGTCGGCGTGGATGTACTCGGAAAGGGTCTGGCGGAGTTGGCGTCTCGGCATCCGAGCGTCGGCGAGGCGCGCGGCCTCGGCTTCTTCTGGGCACTGGAGTTGGTGCGCGATCCACACACCCGCGAGCCGCTGATCCCGTTCGCGGCCGCCGGCTCCGCCGCCGAACCGATGAACCGGGTCACCGCCGCCGCCAAGGAGCGCGGGCTGTGGCCGTTCAATGCCGGTAACCGCTTCCAGATCGCGCCGCCGCTGACCACCTCGGCCGACGAACTGCGCACGGGGCTGGAGATCGTCGACGAGGTGTTGGAGGTCGCCGACGAATACGTGGGGTGAATCGCCTGCTGACCGGCGGAGGAAATGGCCGTTTCCCGCTACGTTCGATCGGTCCACCTCGGAACTCCGCAGGAGCTGACGTGACCGACACCGCCGATCGTCGGGAGTCGACCGCCACCGAGGCGCGCCCGCCAATGGCGACCGTGGGCGTCGGTGTCATCGCCGCCGCGTCCGCGGCCGTCTTGGTGTTCTCGACCAGCCGCTATGACTACTTCGGCGATGAGCTCTACTTCCTGGCGGCGGGTCGTCGGCCGTCGTTCGGCTATGCCGATCAAGGTCCGGTATTGCCGATGCTGGCGCGGTTGATGGATACGATCGCACCCGGAAGCTTTTTTGTGCTGCGGCTACCCGTTGTCGCGCTGACCGTCCTCGGCATCGTGCTGTGCGCGGTGATCGCGCGTGAACTCGGCGGCGCAGCGGCGGCCCAGGTGCTCGCCGCCCTCGGCTACGCGACCTCACCGTTTCTGCTGCTCCAAGGCAAAATGCTGACCACCAACGCGGTCGACACCGTGCTCTGGGTGATCATTACCTGGCTGGTGGTGCGCTGGGTGCGGACCCGCCGTGATCGCCTGCTGCTGTGCGCTGCACTGGTTACCGCGGTCGATATGCAAGTGAAATGGCTGATTCCGTTCTTCTGGATCGGCGTCGCGGTGAGTTCGCTGATCTTCGGTCCGCGCGAACTGGTGCGGCGGCCGCTACTGTGGCTCGGCGGTGTCGTCGTGGTCGCGGCGACCGCGCCGTCACTGATCTGGCAGGCGCGCAACAATTGGCCGCAGCTGTCGATGGGCGAGGTAATCAGCGGTGAACAGGGCATACTCGGCGGCCGGGTGCTGTTCGTGCCGCTCGCGGTGCTGCTGGCGGGGTATCTGGGAGCGGCACTGTTGGTCTATGGCGGGTGGGCGCTGCTGTGCAATGCCTCGCTGCGCCCGTACCGGTTCCTCGGTGCGACTCTGCTGATACTCGTCGCCGTCTTCCTGGTGATCGGTGGCCGGATCTACTACGTCGCCGGCATGTTCGGTGTGGTGATCGCGGCGGGTGCGGTCGGTCTCGTCGGACTCGCGGATCGACTGAATCCCACACCGAAACGCTTGGTCTCAGTGATCGGTGTGGTGCTCGCCGCCGTCGCCGCGGGCTATGTGCTGTGGTCGACGCCGTGGCGCGATGCCGCGCACGTCGAGCCACCCGCCGATGACGCCGAGGCCGCCATCAATATCGGTGTGTACGGTGAATTCGGTTGGCCCGAACTGACTTCCGCCGTCCTCCAGGCCTATGAATCGCTCACCCCGGCCGAAGGTGCCGACGCCGTCATCGTGACCGA
Protein-coding sequences here:
- a CDS encoding aspartate aminotransferase family protein, which translates into the protein MSGSDHVFYPWSAQATLNPVPIVGASGSWFWEESGKRYLDFSSQLVNVNIGHQHPDIVAAIIDQAQKLATISPTVGNEARSELARLIVERAPGELNRILFTTGGAEAVEHAVRLARSYTGRTKMLAAYRSYHGGTGVAIGLTGEPRRWGAEPTNVDVVRFFGPYPYRSPWGTSTPEEETTAALNHLRQVIELEGPQHIAGLILETVVGTNGVLVPPPGYLAGVRELCDEFGIVYIADEVMVGFGRVGEWFAVQAFDVAPDIITFAKGVNSGYVPLGGVLMAERIAQRYDNTVYPGGLTYAGHPLACAAGIASINVFERDGILDHVRTVGVDVLGKGLAELASRHPSVGEARGLGFFWALELVRDPHTREPLIPFAAAGSAAEPMNRVTAAAKERGLWPFNAGNRFQIAPPLTTSADELRTGLEIVDEVLEVADEYVG
- a CDS encoding XRE family transcriptional regulator produces the protein MVEHDGTATEPQHGDDLAGDFGGNVRRRREEAGLTLEQLSTRSSVSRAMLSKVERGEKSPTIGVASRIAHALDASLSELIGGAAAAASGAAVVLRKNDRPVFRDPETGFERHMVSAAPGAGTGEMVLHYLPAQVSTGLLPAYPPGTEKQLVVLEGTLTVLIGGMSETLNTGDSLFFRADADHGFANRTNAPCEYIMVISSRT
- a CDS encoding glycosyltransferase family 39 protein, translating into MTDTADRRESTATEARPPMATVGVGVIAAASAAVLVFSTSRYDYFGDELYFLAAGRRPSFGYADQGPVLPMLARLMDTIAPGSFFVLRLPVVALTVLGIVLCAVIARELGGAAAAQVLAALGYATSPFLLLQGKMLTTNAVDTVLWVIITWLVVRWVRTRRDRLLLCAALVTAVDMQVKWLIPFFWIGVAVSSLIFGPRELVRRPLLWLGGVVVVAATAPSLIWQARNNWPQLSMGEVISGEQGILGGRVLFVPLAVLLAGYLGAALLVYGGWALLCNASLRPYRFLGATLLILVAVFLVIGGRIYYVAGMFGVVIAAGAVGLVGLADRLNPTPKRLVSVIGVVLAAVAAGYVLWSTPWRDAAHVEPPADDAEAAINIGVYGEFGWPELTSAVLQAYESLTPAEGADAVIVTDTYWQASALDQFDRDRLPPIYSPSRGFGYFAMPPDNASAVIAVGVNEAFLHWDFDDVEPVAKVDSRIGYPGNTQNVTVWKCTGLRHPWSQVWPTWMHL
- a CDS encoding HEAT repeat domain-containing protein, with protein sequence MALLVHLTPEKNARRIRRAGITARGFGRGVFCMPVMPSYVLSHQWLRELRRGGQRLIIAVNFRVPDDEPVLVGHYSAASTEMTVAEAVSVILHAEDARGYQIVVPRSIAPAELHRVRHVRQVTGWRYHPNAHGRPPCACPACLGPGEFKAADLRRRFPTEPPELTKPQLLDQLRNAGNDDELIDALYGLGRRSRGDVADIAHLLDHANPEVRHALALALHSYRGSEARRLVALLAADPDAEVRDAATTRP